The following coding sequences lie in one Silene latifolia isolate original U9 population chromosome 5, ASM4854445v1, whole genome shotgun sequence genomic window:
- the LOC141655215 gene encoding protein FAR1-RELATED SEQUENCE 9-like: MKKLPDKVGPSISQDTTFLKEINSVVWDVEITPEDFESKWNSIISSYELCDNKWLKKMFKHRALWIHAYIRDTYLGGILRTTSRSESENSFFGNFTNPHVTLVEFWMRFQTAMDAQRWKYSKVMADDKNCYPKLTTPLLLEKQASEFYTIVIFYIFQVEVQAACYTCGHLPSPNTTGANDNISIIDREKDKEYKIDLSDNKFSCSCKMFERIRILCRHILWVLKDRGFDHIPKEYLALRWSKSATSHPLSTVVGKTVLADCVSIESRQNNISELWSEVFNAVSLVEDNEEHSDALFQLLRSFNEKLIISVKSGKSKDKKAEIEMLLGSKIPTEVTVLPPEKCKNKGSGKRITSNKEKAVLENEKPLRKCRACGEMSNHDSRNCPSRLP, from the coding sequence atgaagaaGTTGCCTGACAAGGTTGGTCCATCGATTTCCCAAGACACGacttttttgaaggaaataaacTCAGTTGTTTGGGATGTAGAAATCACTCCAGAAGATTTTGAATCGAAATGGAATTCGATAATTTCCTCATATGAGCTTTGTGATAACAAGTGGTTGAAGAAAATGTTTAAGCACCGTGCTCTTTGGATTCATGCTTACATTAGAGACACATATTTGGGTGGGATTTTGCGCACAACATCAAGGTCAGAGTCTGAAAATAGCTTCTTTGGAAACTTCACCAACCCACATGTCACACTTgtcgagttttggatgcgtttccaAACAGCAATGGATGCTCAGAGATGGAAATATTCTAAGGTAATGGCTGATGATAAAAACtgttatccaaaattgacaacCCCTCTCCTTTTAGAAAAGCAAGCTTCTGAATTTTACACAATCGTTATATTCTATATTTTCCAAGTAGAAGTTCAAGCAGCATGCTATACTTGTGGCCATTTACCATCACCAAATACAACTGGTGCAAATGATAATATTTCAATAATTGATCGTGAGAAAGACAAGGAATACAAAATTGATTTAAGTGATAATAAGTTTTCTTGTTCTTGTAAGATGTTTGAAAGAATTAGGATTCTCTGTAGGCACATTTTATGGGTGTTGAAAGATAGGGGATTTGATCATATACCTAAAGAGTATTTAGCACTTAGATGGAGCAAATCTGCAACCTCCCACCCTCTTTCTACTGTTGTTGGAAAAACTGTACTAGCCGATTGTGTGTCAATCGAAAGTCGCCAGAACAATATAAGTGAATTATGGTCGGAGGTATTTAATGCAGTCTCACTTGTTGAGGATAATGAGGAACATTCTGATGCGCTATTTCAATTGCTCCGGAGTTTCAATGAAAAGTTGATTATTTCAGTTAAGTCGGGCAAGTCAAAAGATAAGAAAGCTGAGATTGAGATGCTTCTTGGGTCAAAAATTCCAACTGAAGTTACGGTTTTACCACCAGAGAAGTGCAAGAATAAGGGATCGGGAAAGAGGATAACATCAAACAAGGAAAAGGCAGTCTTAGAAAATGAAAAGCCTCTGAGGAAATGCCGTGCTTGCGGTGAAATGAGTAACCATGATAGTAGAAATTGCCCGAGTCGACTGCCTTGA